In the genome of Myxococcus stipitatus, one region contains:
- a CDS encoding glycoside hydrolase family 15 protein, with amino-acid sequence MMRFPLLCRRGRVTSSVALLLVSLLWGLSPEARAEVAVRRTFLKLASSNGHGAVMLDLEEKKVSHFREHLFATEEPVIDALGNDVFVRGQPRVVHSRDVLFDAFFGLRSEGTQRWLNTQAADLDASGYAPWAPGRTGGTGLATLVQRVGPLEVTTYVFAPQAVPHAAFVMALRVRNTGASTSTGVSVFSLHNFHLGFGRPGVMSELDENGETVEVHGEDFVEKGFAGVVVGRPLGAVTRKAAWTSGDSGAGNGFITVRNGGQQDLRDFTAAPSAQTGWASAYQFNLGDIAAGSEKWAGVAFVHLGNPDGMATARQWLSDYVGTSSAKALVDAEVARWASFQTDTVKVPSGTAPDEETLVRHSAVVLHMAQVREAETFLRDSLSRDGEPRLTRFKAPNGAPAALPGLVKHAGKGAVLASLPPGQWTYAWIRDGAYAAAAMATLGMRSDAREALSYYLNADSGRFQHWRELQPYSMPPYLITLTRYHGFGVEETDFNESGPNLEFDGFGLFLWALRHYERTTGDLSLVNQTWPTVSTKVADSLVALIDPETGLIRPDSSIWETHWNGRQRAWTYTSLTAARGLCDAAVLAERVGDSTRATRYRAAGESIRRAMAEKLTDHSFMLASNLEELRSGRGYWDTAVFDAFAMGLFDPTGKIARETLRGLDLRLSSPAGAGWSRNDDRYDHTGWADMSPWGSEYDSAEWVIVSLRGAMAKRMAGDPARADRVLKWVTDQSLKNYLAVAETYDEQSGAYKFNAPMVGFGAGAYALALAHRADGAADPACGAYLDESTLSKPPDAGPGEPDAGTPDAGHDAGSGEPDAGPVEQPLVGGGGGCNATGPGAMAVWLMLVLAGLLALTRTKRA; translated from the coding sequence ATGATGCGCTTCCCCTTGCTGTGCCGCCGTGGCCGGGTGACTTCGAGCGTCGCGCTCCTCCTGGTGTCCCTGCTGTGGGGCCTGTCGCCGGAGGCTCGGGCGGAGGTGGCTGTTCGACGCACGTTCTTGAAGCTGGCGTCGTCCAACGGGCACGGCGCGGTGATGCTGGACCTGGAGGAGAAGAAGGTCTCGCACTTCCGCGAGCACCTCTTCGCCACCGAAGAACCCGTCATCGACGCACTGGGCAATGACGTCTTCGTGCGCGGCCAACCTCGCGTCGTGCACTCGCGTGACGTCTTGTTCGACGCGTTCTTCGGCCTGCGCTCCGAGGGCACACAGCGCTGGCTGAACACCCAGGCCGCGGACCTGGATGCCAGTGGCTACGCCCCTTGGGCTCCCGGAAGGACAGGCGGCACGGGTCTGGCCACCCTCGTCCAACGCGTGGGACCGCTGGAGGTCACGACGTATGTCTTCGCGCCTCAAGCCGTGCCCCACGCCGCCTTCGTGATGGCGCTGCGCGTGCGCAACACCGGCGCGTCCACCTCCACGGGCGTCAGCGTGTTCTCCCTCCACAACTTCCACCTGGGCTTCGGCCGCCCCGGCGTCATGTCGGAGCTGGACGAGAACGGGGAGACCGTCGAGGTGCACGGCGAGGACTTCGTCGAGAAGGGCTTCGCGGGCGTCGTCGTGGGGCGTCCCTTGGGCGCGGTGACTCGCAAGGCCGCGTGGACCTCGGGTGACTCGGGGGCCGGCAATGGGTTCATCACCGTGCGGAACGGCGGCCAGCAGGACCTGCGAGACTTCACGGCCGCGCCCTCCGCGCAGACTGGTTGGGCCTCCGCGTATCAGTTCAACCTGGGTGACATCGCGGCGGGCTCCGAGAAGTGGGCGGGCGTGGCCTTCGTGCATCTGGGGAACCCGGACGGCATGGCCACGGCGCGGCAATGGCTCTCCGACTATGTCGGCACCTCCAGCGCGAAGGCCCTCGTTGACGCGGAGGTGGCGCGCTGGGCGTCCTTCCAGACGGACACGGTGAAGGTCCCTTCGGGCACGGCGCCGGACGAAGAGACGCTGGTGCGTCACTCCGCCGTGGTGCTGCACATGGCCCAGGTCCGCGAAGCAGAGACCTTCCTGCGCGATTCCCTGAGCCGCGACGGAGAGCCTCGCCTGACGCGCTTCAAGGCGCCGAACGGCGCACCCGCCGCGCTGCCGGGCCTGGTGAAACACGCGGGCAAGGGCGCGGTGCTGGCCAGCCTGCCTCCTGGACAGTGGACCTATGCCTGGATTCGAGATGGCGCCTACGCGGCGGCGGCGATGGCCACCCTGGGCATGCGAAGCGATGCCCGTGAGGCCCTGTCGTACTACCTGAACGCGGACAGCGGCCGGTTCCAACACTGGCGCGAACTCCAGCCCTACAGCATGCCGCCGTACCTCATCACCCTCACGCGCTACCACGGCTTCGGCGTGGAGGAGACGGACTTCAACGAGTCGGGACCCAACCTGGAGTTCGATGGCTTCGGCCTGTTCCTCTGGGCATTGCGGCACTACGAGCGCACCACGGGCGACCTCTCCCTGGTGAACCAGACCTGGCCCACCGTCTCGACGAAGGTCGCGGACTCGCTGGTGGCGCTCATCGACCCGGAGACGGGGCTCATCCGTCCGGACTCGTCCATCTGGGAGACCCACTGGAACGGGCGTCAGCGCGCGTGGACGTACACCAGCCTGACCGCGGCGCGGGGCCTGTGCGACGCGGCGGTGCTCGCCGAGCGCGTAGGGGACTCCACGCGAGCGACTCGCTACCGCGCCGCCGGTGAGTCCATCCGCCGCGCGATGGCGGAGAAGCTCACGGACCACAGCTTCATGCTGGCCTCCAACCTGGAGGAGCTGCGGTCCGGACGCGGCTACTGGGACACGGCGGTGTTCGACGCGTTCGCCATGGGCCTGTTCGACCCGACGGGGAAGATTGCTCGTGAGACGCTTCGCGGGCTCGACCTGCGACTGTCGTCACCGGCGGGCGCGGGATGGTCTCGGAACGATGACCGCTACGACCACACGGGCTGGGCGGACATGAGCCCGTGGGGCAGCGAGTACGACAGCGCGGAGTGGGTCATCGTCAGCCTTCGAGGCGCGATGGCGAAGCGGATGGCGGGAGACCCGGCGCGCGCGGACCGGGTGCTGAAGTGGGTGACCGACCAGTCGCTGAAGAACTACCTCGCGGTGGCGGAGACCTATGACGAGCAGAGCGGCGCGTACAAGTTCAACGCGCCCATGGTGGGCTTCGGCGCGGGAGCGTATGCGCTGGCCCTGGCGCATCGCGCGGACGGAGCGGCGGACCCCGCGTGTGGCGCGTACCTGGACGAGAGCACGCTGTCGAAGCCGCCCGATGCGGGCCCAGGTGAGCCCGATGCGGGGACCCCGGACGCAGGCCACGACGCGGGCTCCGGCGAGCCGGACGCAGGCCCGGTGGAGCAGCCGCTCGTCGGTGGAGGCGGTGGCTGCAACGCCACGGGCCCCGGTGCGATGGCGGTGTGGCTGATGCTGGTGCTCGCGGGACTCCTCGCGCTGACGCGCACGAAGCGAGCTTGA
- a CDS encoding beta-propeller fold lactonase family protein, with product MSVVRRVLVSLLPCLVLAASASWAQTSSGFVNWEHPHVHPLELTPDGSRLLAVNTADNRLLVFSLSSGTPVLTASIPVGLDPVSVRARSNTEAWVVNHVSDSVSIVDLTTSNVKATVPTDDEPADVVFAGTPQRAFISCSQVNRILVVDPSNPLATPTRLSLQGEEPRALAVNAAGTQVYVAFFESGNRTTVLGGGNAMGSGGFPPNVVSNSAGPYGGVNPPPNSGSAFNPPKKTGNPAPPPVGLIVKKDPSGRWLDDNRGDWTRFVSGSSAASSGRRTGWDLPDRDLAIINASTLAITYASGLMNLDMALSVHPGGRVVVVGTDATNEVRFEPNLKGRFLRVLAASVDPANPSTVARFDLNPHLTYTTPSLPQATRDLALGDPRGIAWNTAGTRAYVTGMGSNNVAVMDDTGARITQINVGEGPTGVVLSGPRLYVLNKFAASLSVVDTSSNTELFRVPFFDPTPIAIKAGRPHLYDTHKSSGLGHIACASCHIDGRLDRLAWDLGDPSGNMKAVTGQNLGMGIPGLTAGFQSWHTMKGPITTQTLQDIIGKEPLHWRGDRAGLEEFNDAFQSLQGDDTLLTLVEMQQFEDFLATLTFPPNPFRNLDNSLPTSLPLPGHFTTGRFGTAGQPLPNGNAVNGLRIYRPPRLLDSGRFACATCHTLPTGMGADVLWNGNQFVPFAGGPSGERHTGLISVDGFSNVTMKISQLRNLYEKVGMEFTQTSNLAGFGFSHDGGVDSIARFLTLPVFTLQSDQEVADMVAFMLAFSGSDLPKGTNTTVAEPPGPDSQDTHAAVGKQVTLTSASPTSAQTTTLTTFLSLADTGKVGVVVKGLQGGLARGFTYMGGGLFQTDRAAETVTASLLQTLARAGSELTYTVVPKGSEVRIGIDRDLDGALDRDELDRGTRPDDPASRFTP from the coding sequence ATGTCGGTCGTCCGAAGGGTGCTGGTCTCGTTGTTGCCGTGCCTGGTGCTGGCCGCGAGCGCTTCCTGGGCTCAAACCTCCAGCGGATTCGTGAACTGGGAGCATCCCCATGTCCACCCCCTGGAGCTGACGCCAGACGGCTCTCGCCTCCTGGCCGTCAACACCGCGGACAACCGGCTGCTGGTGTTCTCCCTCTCCAGCGGCACGCCCGTCCTCACCGCGTCCATCCCCGTAGGACTCGACCCCGTGTCCGTGCGCGCTCGAAGCAACACCGAGGCCTGGGTCGTCAACCACGTCTCCGACAGCGTCAGCATCGTCGACCTCACCACCTCCAACGTGAAGGCCACCGTCCCCACCGACGATGAGCCCGCGGACGTCGTCTTCGCCGGCACACCCCAACGCGCCTTCATCTCCTGCTCGCAGGTCAATCGCATCCTCGTCGTCGACCCCTCCAATCCCCTCGCCACGCCCACGCGCCTGTCCCTGCAAGGCGAGGAGCCTCGCGCGCTCGCCGTCAACGCCGCGGGCACCCAGGTCTATGTGGCCTTCTTCGAGTCCGGCAATCGCACCACCGTGCTCGGTGGCGGCAACGCCATGGGCAGCGGCGGCTTTCCCCCCAACGTCGTGAGCAACAGCGCGGGCCCCTACGGCGGCGTCAACCCTCCGCCCAACTCGGGCAGCGCCTTCAACCCACCCAAGAAGACGGGCAACCCCGCGCCGCCCCCCGTCGGCCTCATCGTGAAGAAGGACCCCAGCGGCCGCTGGCTGGATGACAACCGGGGCGACTGGACCCGCTTCGTCTCAGGCTCCAGCGCCGCCTCCTCGGGACGCCGCACCGGCTGGGACCTGCCCGACCGGGACCTCGCCATCATCAACGCGTCCACGCTCGCCATCACCTACGCCAGCGGACTGATGAACCTGGACATGGCCCTGTCCGTCCACCCCGGAGGCCGCGTCGTCGTCGTCGGCACCGACGCCACGAACGAGGTCCGCTTCGAGCCCAACCTCAAGGGCCGCTTCCTCCGCGTCCTCGCCGCCTCCGTCGACCCCGCCAATCCCTCCACCGTCGCCCGCTTCGACCTCAACCCCCACCTCACATACACCACGCCCTCACTGCCCCAGGCCACGCGAGACCTGGCGCTCGGAGACCCGCGCGGCATCGCCTGGAACACCGCGGGCACTCGCGCCTACGTGACAGGCATGGGCTCCAACAACGTCGCCGTGATGGACGACACCGGCGCCCGCATCACCCAAATCAACGTCGGCGAAGGCCCCACCGGCGTCGTCCTCTCGGGCCCCCGCCTCTACGTGCTCAACAAGTTCGCGGCCAGCCTGTCCGTCGTGGACACCTCCTCGAACACCGAGCTCTTCCGCGTGCCGTTCTTCGACCCCACCCCCATCGCCATCAAGGCCGGGCGCCCTCACCTCTATGACACACACAAGAGCTCGGGCCTGGGCCACATCGCCTGTGCGTCGTGTCACATCGACGGACGGCTCGACCGGCTCGCGTGGGACCTGGGAGACCCTTCCGGAAACATGAAGGCCGTCACCGGACAGAACCTGGGCATGGGCATCCCCGGACTCACGGCGGGCTTCCAGTCGTGGCACACGATGAAGGGCCCCATCACCACGCAGACGCTCCAGGACATCATCGGCAAGGAGCCGCTGCACTGGCGCGGAGACCGCGCGGGCCTGGAGGAGTTCAACGACGCCTTCCAGAGCCTCCAAGGAGACGACACCCTCCTCACCCTGGTGGAGATGCAGCAGTTCGAGGACTTCCTCGCCACGCTCACCTTCCCACCCAATCCCTTCCGCAACCTCGACAACTCCCTGCCCACCAGCCTGCCCCTGCCCGGCCACTTCACCACCGGCCGCTTCGGCACGGCCGGACAACCCCTCCCCAACGGGAACGCGGTCAACGGCCTGCGCATCTACCGTCCGCCGCGCCTCCTCGACTCGGGCCGCTTCGCCTGCGCAACGTGCCACACCCTGCCCACGGGCATGGGCGCGGACGTGCTGTGGAATGGCAACCAGTTCGTCCCCTTCGCCGGAGGCCCCAGCGGCGAGCGCCACACGGGCCTCATCTCCGTGGACGGGTTCTCGAACGTGACGATGAAGATCTCCCAGCTGCGCAACCTCTACGAGAAGGTCGGCATGGAGTTCACCCAGACGTCGAACCTCGCGGGCTTCGGCTTCTCGCATGACGGCGGCGTGGACTCGATTGCGCGCTTCCTCACCCTGCCCGTGTTCACCCTCCAGAGCGACCAGGAGGTGGCCGACATGGTGGCCTTCATGCTGGCCTTCTCCGGCTCGGACCTGCCCAAGGGCACGAACACCACCGTCGCCGAGCCCCCCGGCCCCGACAGCCAGGACACCCACGCGGCCGTCGGCAAGCAGGTGACGTTGACCTCGGCGAGCCCCACGTCCGCGCAGACGACCACCCTGACCACCTTCCTCTCCCTGGCCGACACCGGCAAGGTGGGCGTGGTGGTGAAGGGCCTCCAAGGCGGCCTCGCGCGAGGATTCACATACATGGGCGGCGGCCTGTTCCAGACCGACCGCGCGGCGGAGACGGTCACCGCGTCCCTGCTGCAAACCCTCGCACGGGCCGGAAGCGAGCTGACCTACACCGTGGTGCCCAAGGGCTCCGAGGTCCGCATCGGCATCGACCGCGACCTGGACGGAGCACTGGACCGCGATGAGCTGGACCGGGGCACGCGCCCCGATGACCCGGCCAGCCGCTTCACGCCTTGA
- a CDS encoding serine hydrolase produces the protein MLGNRVGRWRVAPSKVVGCRETLGGRVASVGVLGGLAVSLLTGADAPRPATQWLHRAEESARVARVEAGLEAVPLPGGEHLRLTLAEWMALYKLPGLSIAVFEGNSLRWAKSYGVTRAGGSEPVTLETLFQAGSISKPMTALAVAHHAQQGRWSLDEDVNGKLVSWKVPDSPFTRKEKVTLRRLLSHSAGLPMHGFDGYASGAPVPTLLESLEGKAPANSPPVRVVAEPGTVARYSNLGLSVVQQVMVDVLEKPFARIMRETVLQPLDMTHSTFEQPLPPALVPLAATGTRADGSSLPGGWHTYPDQAAAGLWTTPSDLARFAIEVSKARVGTSRRVVSRAMAKELLSRQGPGPTGPKPPPPWQPERFGLGFRLQEDPSYFAHGGWVEGYRSQLVAYSNTGSGVVLMTNSDNGRFLLAMLADAVAREYGWKSHVFIPRGPYGTADLIVRLRGVDTALAWFKEQHAAGAREHQSSEALGGLGNDLLRNDKVADAVKVFEANAALFPQDAEAHVGLAQGYIQAGRADAAIASLKKSLALAPKHEEAMKLLASLGARP, from the coding sequence ATGCTTGGGAATCGGGTCGGGCGTTGGCGCGTCGCGCCATCGAAGGTCGTGGGGTGTCGAGAGACCCTGGGGGGCCGGGTCGCCTCGGTGGGGGTCCTCGGGGGCCTGGCTGTTTCATTGCTCACGGGCGCGGATGCACCCAGGCCGGCGACGCAGTGGCTGCACCGCGCCGAGGAGTCGGCGCGCGTGGCGCGCGTGGAGGCGGGGCTGGAGGCGGTGCCGCTGCCTGGAGGAGAGCACCTGCGCCTGACGCTCGCGGAGTGGATGGCGCTCTACAAGCTCCCCGGGCTGAGCATCGCGGTGTTCGAGGGGAACTCGCTGCGCTGGGCGAAGTCGTACGGGGTGACGCGGGCGGGGGGCTCGGAGCCCGTCACGCTGGAGACGCTGTTCCAGGCGGGCTCCATCAGCAAGCCGATGACGGCGCTCGCGGTGGCGCACCATGCGCAGCAAGGGCGCTGGTCGCTCGACGAGGACGTCAACGGCAAGCTGGTGTCGTGGAAGGTGCCGGACAGTCCCTTCACGCGGAAGGAGAAGGTGACGCTGCGGCGTCTGCTCAGCCATAGCGCGGGACTGCCGATGCATGGCTTTGATGGGTATGCGTCGGGAGCGCCGGTGCCCACGCTGCTGGAGAGCCTGGAAGGCAAGGCGCCGGCGAACTCGCCTCCCGTGCGCGTGGTGGCCGAGCCTGGAACGGTGGCGCGCTACAGCAACCTGGGGCTGAGTGTCGTCCAGCAGGTGATGGTGGATGTGCTGGAGAAGCCCTTCGCGCGCATCATGCGCGAGACGGTGCTGCAGCCCTTGGACATGACGCACAGCACCTTCGAGCAGCCGCTGCCCCCGGCGCTCGTGCCGCTGGCCGCGACGGGGACTCGGGCGGATGGCTCGAGCCTTCCGGGGGGATGGCACACGTATCCGGACCAGGCCGCCGCGGGGTTGTGGACCACGCCGTCGGACCTGGCGCGCTTCGCCATCGAGGTCTCCAAGGCGCGGGTGGGGACGTCACGGCGGGTGGTGTCTCGGGCGATGGCGAAGGAGCTGTTGTCTCGACAGGGGCCGGGGCCCACGGGGCCGAAGCCTCCGCCGCCGTGGCAGCCGGAGCGCTTCGGGCTGGGCTTCCGCCTCCAGGAGGACCCGAGCTACTTCGCTCACGGGGGCTGGGTGGAGGGCTATCGCTCGCAGCTGGTGGCGTACTCGAACACCGGCAGCGGCGTGGTGTTGATGACCAACTCCGACAACGGGCGGTTCCTCCTGGCGATGCTCGCCGACGCGGTGGCGCGGGAGTATGGCTGGAAGAGCCATGTCTTCATTCCCCGAGGGCCGTATGGGACGGCGGACCTGATTGTCCGGCTCCGGGGCGTGGACACGGCGCTGGCGTGGTTCAAGGAGCAGCACGCGGCGGGGGCGCGCGAGCACCAGTCCTCGGAGGCGCTCGGCGGGCTGGGGAATGACCTGCTGCGAAACGACAAGGTCGCCGACGCGGTGAAGGTGTTCGAGGCGAACGCCGCGCTCTTCCCCCAGGACGCGGAGGCGCACGTGGGCCTGGCTCAGGGATACATCCAGGCGGGCCGCGCGGACGCGGCCATCGCCAGTCTCAAGAAGTCGCTCGCGCTGGCGCCGAAGCATGAAGAGGCCATGAAGCTGCTGGCGTCGCTCGGCGCGCGTCCGTGA
- a CDS encoding sensor histidine kinase, with the protein MKQQREPWPHDLQVLALVWLAGIPGVVASLALVWTGEFSSKVRWTLTTLVVGVFLGVGLLVRERVTRPLHALANLLAALREGDYSTRGRGARAGDALGEVLLEVNALGDTLREQRLGALEAGALLEQVMEEIDVGVLAFDVAGTLRLVNRAGEKLLGQSRSQLMGKGAGALGLADLLEGPAPRRLSRSFAEEGGPYELRRGGFRQGGLPHHLVVLADLRLALREQEREAWRRLVRVLSHEINNSLSPIQSIAESLRDLLIQEPRPSDWEDDARSGLGIVARRSESLARFMSAYARLARLPPPVLSGVEVEGWVRRVAALETRRPVEVRAGPALVVRGDSDQLEQLLINLVRNAVDAVLTESQTRQVWVSWAVLSPGAVEVWVEDEGAGLADTGNLFVPFFTTKPQGSGIGLALCRQIAEAHGGTLRLENRPEGRGCRARLKLPLEGHNASASLG; encoded by the coding sequence GTGAAGCAGCAGCGCGAGCCCTGGCCACATGACTTGCAGGTGCTCGCGCTGGTGTGGCTCGCGGGCATCCCGGGCGTGGTGGCCTCGCTCGCGCTGGTGTGGACGGGAGAATTCTCCTCGAAGGTCCGCTGGACGCTCACCACGCTGGTGGTGGGCGTCTTCCTGGGTGTGGGCCTGCTGGTGCGGGAGCGGGTGACGCGCCCGCTGCACGCCCTGGCCAACCTCCTGGCGGCGCTGCGCGAGGGGGACTACTCGACGCGCGGACGCGGGGCCCGTGCGGGCGACGCGCTGGGCGAGGTCCTCCTGGAGGTGAATGCCCTGGGCGACACGCTGCGCGAGCAGCGGCTGGGCGCGCTGGAGGCGGGCGCGCTGCTCGAGCAGGTGATGGAGGAGATTGACGTCGGGGTGCTGGCCTTCGACGTCGCGGGGACGCTGCGGCTGGTGAACCGTGCGGGCGAGAAGCTCCTGGGCCAGTCGCGCTCGCAGCTGATGGGCAAGGGTGCGGGGGCCTTGGGGCTGGCGGACCTGCTGGAGGGGCCCGCGCCTCGGCGGCTGTCGCGCTCGTTCGCGGAGGAGGGCGGGCCCTACGAGCTGCGGCGGGGAGGCTTCCGACAAGGAGGCCTGCCGCACCACCTGGTGGTGCTGGCCGACCTGCGGCTGGCGCTGCGCGAGCAGGAGCGCGAGGCGTGGCGCCGGCTGGTGCGGGTGCTGAGCCATGAAATCAACAACTCGCTGTCACCCATCCAATCCATCGCGGAGTCGCTGCGGGACCTGCTGATTCAAGAGCCGCGCCCCTCCGACTGGGAGGACGACGCGAGGAGCGGCCTGGGCATCGTCGCGCGGCGCTCGGAGTCCCTGGCGCGCTTCATGTCCGCGTATGCGCGGCTGGCGCGCCTGCCTCCGCCGGTGCTCTCCGGCGTGGAGGTGGAGGGCTGGGTGCGGCGCGTGGCGGCGCTGGAGACGCGGCGTCCGGTGGAGGTGCGGGCGGGGCCGGCGCTGGTGGTCCGCGGGGACTCGGACCAGCTCGAGCAGCTGCTCATCAACCTGGTGCGCAACGCGGTGGACGCGGTGCTGACGGAATCCCAGACACGTCAGGTCTGGGTGTCCTGGGCGGTGCTGTCGCCCGGCGCGGTGGAGGTCTGGGTGGAGGACGAAGGCGCGGGGCTGGCGGACACGGGCAACCTCTTCGTGCCCTTCTTCACGACCAAGCCCCAGGGCAGCGGCATCGGCCTGGCGCTGTGCCGGCAGATTGCCGAAGCCCACGGCGGCACCCTCCGACTCGAGAACCGCCCCGAGGGGCGTGGGTGCCGCGCGCGACTCAAGCTGCCCTTGGAAGGGCACAACGCCAGCGCGAGCCTGGGCTGA
- a CDS encoding sigma-54 dependent transcriptional regulator codes for MSEPQPVFSPTTPVVPPPAPAPVSAPAARPSRILVADDQADVLEALRLLLKRDGHAVVTAQSPAGALATLETEDVDLVLMDLNYARDTTSGKEGMDLLGRIRAQDSTLPVVVMTAWGSVEGAVEAMRGGARDYVQKPWDNTRLLATLRTQLELSRALKRSRRLEDENQHLRRAQSGLPTLVSESRAMMPVRRMIERVAPSAANVLVTGEHGTGKEVVARLLHASSTRADRAFVAVNSGGLSEGVFESELFGHVKGAFTDAKTDRTGCFELADGGTLFLDEIGNMPLSQQAKLLRVLQTGELHPVGSSKTRRVDVRVVSATNVDLAKAVAEGRFREDLLYRLNTVEIPLPALRERREDIPLLASHFLAEHGKRYGRNAMRMTPGALEALLAYPWPGNVRELEHAVERALLMSVGDEVSAEDLLLRRAGREGLSRLEEMTLEEVERYLIERALARQEGNVSEAAKGLGLSRSALYRRLQYYGIKGAR; via the coding sequence GTGTCCGAGCCCCAACCTGTCTTCTCCCCCACCACTCCCGTTGTTCCACCCCCTGCCCCCGCGCCCGTGTCCGCTCCGGCGGCCCGGCCCTCGCGCATCCTGGTCGCGGATGACCAGGCCGACGTGCTGGAGGCCCTCCGCCTGCTCTTGAAGCGGGACGGGCACGCCGTCGTCACGGCGCAGTCGCCCGCGGGGGCGCTCGCCACGCTGGAGACCGAGGACGTGGACCTGGTCCTCATGGACCTGAACTACGCGCGCGACACCACCTCCGGGAAGGAGGGCATGGACCTGCTCGGCCGCATCCGCGCGCAGGACTCGACGCTGCCCGTGGTGGTGATGACCGCCTGGGGCAGCGTGGAGGGCGCGGTGGAGGCCATGCGCGGCGGCGCGCGCGACTACGTTCAGAAGCCGTGGGACAACACGCGCCTGCTGGCCACGCTGCGCACGCAGCTGGAGCTGTCCCGGGCGCTCAAGCGCAGCCGCCGGCTGGAGGATGAGAACCAGCACCTGCGCCGCGCCCAGTCCGGGCTGCCCACCCTGGTGTCCGAGTCGCGCGCCATGATGCCCGTGCGGCGGATGATTGAGCGCGTGGCGCCCTCCGCCGCCAACGTGCTGGTGACGGGCGAGCACGGCACGGGCAAGGAAGTGGTGGCCCGGCTGCTCCACGCCTCGTCCACCCGGGCGGACCGCGCCTTCGTGGCGGTCAACTCCGGTGGCCTGTCGGAGGGGGTCTTCGAGAGCGAGCTGTTCGGCCACGTGAAGGGCGCCTTCACCGACGCGAAGACGGACCGCACGGGCTGCTTCGAACTGGCGGACGGAGGCACGCTCTTCCTGGATGAGATTGGCAACATGCCGCTGTCGCAGCAGGCGAAGCTCCTGCGCGTGCTCCAGACGGGAGAGCTGCACCCGGTGGGCTCGTCCAAGACGCGGCGAGTGGACGTGCGCGTGGTGAGCGCCACCAACGTGGACCTGGCCAAGGCCGTGGCGGAGGGCCGCTTCCGCGAGGACCTGCTCTATCGCCTCAACACGGTGGAGATTCCGCTGCCCGCGCTGCGCGAGCGACGCGAGGACATCCCGCTCCTGGCGTCGCACTTCCTGGCCGAGCACGGCAAGCGCTACGGCCGCAACGCCATGCGGATGACGCCGGGCGCGTTGGAGGCGCTCTTGGCCTATCCGTGGCCGGGCAACGTGCGCGAGCTGGAGCACGCGGTGGAGCGCGCGCTCCTGATGTCCGTGGGCGACGAGGTGTCCGCGGAGGACCTGCTCTTGCGCCGCGCGGGCCGCGAGGGCCTGTCCCGCCTGGAGGAGATGACGCTGGAGGAGGTGGAGCGCTACCTCATCGAGCGCGCACTCGCGCGGCAGGAAGGCAACGTGAGCGAGGCGGCCAAGGGCCTGGGCTTGTCTCGCAGCGCGCTGTACCGTCGGCTCCAGTACTACGGAATCAAGGGAGCACGGTGA